A region from the Dehalococcoides mccartyi CG5 genome encodes:
- a CDS encoding HD domain-containing phosphohydrolase, with product MDLKQDTLLIVDDEELIRQLLRVKFSGENYQCLTAVNGIEAIELIKGIQIAVVLLDINMPGKTGIETLQDIKTLKPDTEVIMATAINDIEIALKCLRLGAYDYVIKPFNLEELIHITKRAQEHRRLILENRSYQLELEKKVSERTEELRQALDKLKTASLDTIFRLSRAAEYKDEDTGMHIRRIGRYAAQIAETMGLPAEQIESFLYAAPMHDIGKIGIPDHILLKPGTLTPQEWEIMKQHTIIGANILEGAASEIIKQGAVIALNHHEKWDGSGYPNGLKGENIPLAGRITAIVDVFDALTSKRPYRLQSFSVPEALKMIEENVGKQFDPEIYRALQGSLKNILAIKEHH from the coding sequence ATGGATTTAAAACAGGACACTTTACTGATAGTAGATGACGAAGAACTGATACGTCAATTACTCCGTGTAAAGTTTTCAGGCGAAAACTACCAGTGTCTGACAGCCGTTAATGGGATTGAGGCCATTGAACTAATCAAAGGGATACAGATTGCAGTGGTTCTGCTGGATATCAACATGCCCGGCAAAACAGGTATTGAAACCCTGCAGGATATAAAAACCCTCAAACCGGATACCGAAGTTATTATGGCTACAGCCATAAACGATATTGAAATTGCCTTGAAATGTCTCCGTCTGGGTGCATACGATTATGTCATTAAACCCTTTAATTTAGAAGAACTGATACACATCACCAAACGGGCACAGGAACATAGACGTCTCATACTGGAAAACAGGAGCTACCAGCTTGAGCTGGAAAAGAAAGTATCCGAACGGACTGAAGAACTCAGGCAGGCTTTGGATAAATTAAAAACGGCCTCGCTGGATACCATCTTTCGTTTGTCACGGGCCGCCGAATACAAAGACGAGGATACCGGTATGCATATACGGCGAATAGGCCGTTATGCCGCCCAGATAGCCGAAACCATGGGTTTACCCGCCGAACAGATAGAATCTTTCCTGTATGCCGCCCCCATGCATGATATAGGCAAGATTGGTATTCCTGACCATATACTCCTGAAACCCGGAACACTCACCCCCCAGGAATGGGAAATAATGAAGCAACATACTATTATCGGAGCCAACATCCTGGAGGGAGCCGCCTCAGAAATAATTAAACAAGGGGCGGTGATTGCCCTTAACCATCATGAAAAATGGGACGGAAGTGGTTACCCGAACGGATTAAAAGGCGAAAATATACCTTTGGCCGGGCGCATCACTGCCATTGTAGATGTTTTTGACGCCTTAACCTCCAAACGTCCTTATCGGTTACAATCATTTTCCGTACCGGAAGCTTTGAAAATGATAGAAGAAAATGTGGGCAAACAGTTTGACCCTGAAATATACCGTGCTTTGCAAGGCAGTTTGAAAAATATTCTGGCTATCAAAGAGCACCACTGA